The DNA region TCTGACTCCTGAATTCTGACTTCTGAATTCTTCTTCAATTAAAGCCGTGATGATGTCAAAAAACTAATTGTTTGTGGTTTGAAACTCGATGTACTATCCCAATAATTAACCTGGTTAATATTCACCTTAAGCAAAGCAATATCAGGTTCGTCCAGTCCTTTAGGAAACCAGGTTTGAAGTTCCGGCTTCCATAGCTCTCGCATCTTGTTGCGGTCTTTTACGAGTTCTGCTGAACCTGAGATAGAAACGTATCGCTGCTGTTCGGGTGACGAAAAACTAATATTTACCTGCTTATAGTGTTCAATTTCAGTCACCTTATGTGAACCAGCATAAGTAAAGAACCAGAGTGTGGCTTCAGAGTTAATCTCACCACTTTTTGACATGGGGTAACTATGCAAACTGCCATCATCATCGACTGTGGTAAACATACCATAATCAATATTTTTGATTAGTTCGTGCAGCTTTTGAATCTGTTGATCGCGGTCTGTAGAAGTTGCCATTGTTTGTACTCTTTTCTCTATTTGCTTTTCCTAGACTGTAATTTTTGATTACAATCAGATTTCATGCTGGTAAAGTTACTTTTCAGTATTAACCTTTTTTGTTTAAATTGCGTGAGCCTACAGATGGAGTTATCCTAAAATTAGCTTTTTTAGTTATATCTATAGATATATTGGTTAAGAGTG from Nostoc commune NIES-4072 includes:
- a CDS encoding pyridoxamine 5'-phosphate oxidase family protein, which gives rise to MATSTDRDQQIQKLHELIKNIDYGMFTTVDDDGSLHSYPMSKSGEINSEATLWFFTYAGSHKVTEIEHYKQVNISFSSPEQQRYVSISGSAELVKDRNKMRELWKPELQTWFPKGLDEPDIALLKVNINQVNYWDSTSSFKPQTISFLTSSRL